In Polyangiaceae bacterium, one genomic interval encodes:
- a CDS encoding glycosyltransferase, with translation MRFLVLGPRYEDSFVDNVASALTEMGHEVIGNEEVRHAEYWSLPNRLVRALKERIFGDAPLPADRKLLDLVRQTRPDVLLALTWDVHPQILAELGKTLRGRRILWWGDCPANSQRWGLVNPHWDTVYVKDPDAAQKLRLVGQNAHLMHEAMNPKWHRPVATRKNDSVIIAGNYYGFRQALLVRLARDNVDLALYGSPLPHWAAPEVRARFSGKYITRTEKSRIFGEGMACLNSFALAEGNSINCRAFEIAGAGGLQIVERRPTLSQCFEPGREVMDFGTYEELLAHIDKAKRFPAEVEPIREAGAKRALAEHTYRHRLEKILAAL, from the coding sequence ATGCGATTTCTCGTTCTCGGACCTCGATACGAAGACAGTTTCGTCGACAACGTCGCTTCGGCGCTCACGGAAATGGGCCACGAAGTGATTGGCAATGAAGAAGTCCGGCATGCCGAGTATTGGTCGCTGCCGAATCGGCTCGTGCGGGCGCTGAAGGAGCGAATTTTTGGTGATGCGCCGCTGCCGGCCGATCGAAAATTGCTCGATCTCGTGCGCCAAACGCGCCCCGACGTATTGCTGGCGCTCACGTGGGACGTGCATCCACAAATCCTGGCAGAGCTCGGAAAAACCCTGCGCGGTCGCAGGATCCTGTGGTGGGGCGATTGTCCTGCCAACAGTCAGCGCTGGGGCCTTGTGAATCCTCATTGGGACACGGTGTACGTCAAAGATCCCGACGCTGCACAAAAGCTTCGTCTCGTCGGGCAAAACGCGCACCTCATGCACGAAGCGATGAATCCAAAGTGGCATCGCCCCGTCGCAACGCGCAAGAACGATTCCGTGATCATTGCAGGCAATTATTATGGCTTTCGCCAAGCGCTCCTCGTGCGCCTTGCACGCGATAATGTCGATCTTGCGCTCTACGGTTCACCGCTCCCGCATTGGGCGGCGCCCGAAGTGCGCGCTCGTTTTTCAGGTAAATACATTACGCGCACCGAGAAAAGTCGTATATTCGGCGAGGGAATGGCGTGTCTCAATTCTTTTGCCCTTGCCGAAGGAAATTCGATCAATTGCCGCGCATTCGAGATTGCAGGAGCGGGAGGGCTGCAAATCGTCGAGCGTCGGCCGACGCTTTCGCAATGTTTCGAGCCTGGTCGTGAAGTGATGGATTTCGGCACGTACGAAGAGCTCTTGGCACACATCGACAAGGCGAAGCGGTTTCCAGCGGAAGTAGAGCCCATTCGCGAAGCGGGTGCAAAGCGAGCGCTTGCCGAACATACGTATCGGCATCGGCTGGAGAAGATATTGGCTGCCTTGTGA
- a CDS encoding oligosaccharide repeat unit polymerase, whose amino-acid sequence MSDTPLYDDPIGRRAGARAASTAKAWPPVVAERYQRYAPLALHTMFLLVVTLVWLISEHPAVTLYVSGAIGIVVYAVLAVIELRRAPLFVSPLSALFVWFLPPVGPSAIHFANKIVDGEPMPFSVKMLQPDDVAMGYIMMVLGNVALHAGLQLTRPFAATATMPVAVGSPPSVALFILWTAGMGTRVAAKFVASFGAIAGVMHFASTAALAAYFLSHDARKRGLLFWTIFYVGTLVEFVTNLNSGSKAYLMFSFLPALWLFLRDAWLRKFIPLLAAGMFAFYIGIIAPVVMASRMKRFDANASQFDRIVQVYTAGDYEKEVGTEKQISRYLERSFDATAMACIYGEVQKTGLMYGEGMDYLVYAFIPRFIWPDKPTITRGAWFTVYLGQARTEAKATTSLGQTAPGELYWNFGWYGVVIGMTILGIMCGKLWKLATPFAERDPLRLLLYFGVTFTITHMAEAGSVLVALIYRTVTIGVAILVFDHIRSIPELRRATILDTK is encoded by the coding sequence TTGTCCGACACACCGCTGTACGATGACCCCATTGGGCGTCGTGCTGGTGCCCGTGCAGCGAGTACGGCCAAGGCGTGGCCACCGGTCGTCGCGGAAAGATATCAGCGTTACGCGCCGCTCGCGCTGCACACCATGTTCCTCTTGGTGGTCACGCTCGTGTGGCTCATCAGCGAGCATCCTGCCGTTACACTCTACGTGTCGGGCGCGATAGGGATCGTGGTCTATGCGGTGCTGGCGGTTATCGAATTACGCAGGGCACCGCTTTTCGTGAGTCCATTGAGCGCGCTTTTCGTGTGGTTTCTCCCGCCGGTGGGGCCGAGCGCCATTCATTTTGCGAACAAGATCGTCGATGGCGAGCCGATGCCATTTTCCGTGAAAATGTTGCAGCCGGACGACGTCGCGATGGGCTACATCATGATGGTGCTCGGAAACGTCGCATTGCATGCGGGTCTGCAATTGACGCGTCCATTTGCTGCGACGGCGACCATGCCGGTTGCAGTGGGAAGCCCGCCCTCCGTTGCATTGTTCATCCTGTGGACGGCCGGAATGGGCACTCGAGTTGCGGCGAAGTTCGTCGCGTCGTTCGGTGCGATTGCCGGGGTCATGCATTTCGCGTCGACGGCGGCGCTCGCGGCGTATTTCCTCAGTCATGACGCACGAAAGAGGGGCCTGCTTTTCTGGACTATTTTTTACGTCGGCACGCTCGTCGAATTCGTGACGAATTTGAATTCGGGTTCCAAGGCATACTTGATGTTCAGCTTTTTGCCCGCATTGTGGTTATTTTTGCGTGACGCATGGCTCCGAAAGTTCATCCCGCTTCTCGCGGCCGGCATGTTTGCGTTTTACATTGGCATCATCGCGCCGGTCGTCATGGCGTCGCGCATGAAAAGGTTCGATGCGAACGCCTCGCAATTCGATCGCATCGTTCAGGTGTACACGGCGGGTGATTATGAAAAGGAGGTCGGAACGGAAAAACAGATCTCGAGGTACTTGGAACGTTCGTTCGATGCCACGGCGATGGCGTGTATTTACGGAGAAGTTCAGAAAACTGGGCTCATGTATGGCGAAGGAATGGATTATCTTGTATATGCATTCATTCCGCGGTTCATTTGGCCGGACAAACCGACCATCACGCGCGGAGCGTGGTTTACGGTGTACCTTGGTCAAGCTCGCACGGAGGCCAAGGCCACGACGTCGCTTGGGCAAACCGCGCCTGGCGAGCTTTATTGGAATTTCGGCTGGTATGGCGTCGTCATTGGCATGACCATACTCGGCATCATGTGCGGCAAACTTTGGAAACTCGCAACTCCGTTCGCCGAAAGGGACCCTTTGCGCTTGCTTTTGTATTTCGGCGTAACGTTCACGATTACGCACATGGCCGAAGCGGGTAGTGTTTTGGTCGCGCTGATATATCGAACGGTCACGATTGGAGTCGCCATCCTCGTTTTCGACCACATTCGCAGCATTCCCGAATTGCGTCGGGCCACCATTTTGGATACCAAATAG